Proteins from a single region of Schistocerca gregaria isolate iqSchGreg1 chromosome 3, iqSchGreg1.2, whole genome shotgun sequence:
- the LOC126354184 gene encoding uncharacterized protein LOC126354184 isoform X2 — protein MSTESQIPEVDSGATISLAQNDPLNTFAEMWYHVFLWALLSSVFVHAVAAAIAFATLRKHIYGNSFSVLTCIYIYALQTNMRCLVEGTSSGNRQFFHSDVVNSCGVSWSYDVMTDPGFSQSSS, from the exons ATGTCAACGGAGTCACAAATTCCAGAGGTTGATAGTGGTGCTACTATAAGTCTCGCCCAAAATGATCCACTGAACACTTTTGCTG AAATGTGGTACCATGTGTTCCTCTGGGCACTTCTCTCTTCAGTCTTCGTCCATGCAGTTGCCGCAGCTATAGCATTTGCAACACTCAGGAAACACATTTATGGCAA TTCATTCAGTGTCCTTACTTGCATCTACATATATGCTCTGCAAACCAATATGAGATGCCTGGTAGAGGGTACATCCAGTGGCAATAGGCAGTTTTTCCATTCTGATGTCGTCAACAGCTGTGGTGTTTCCTGGAGTTACGATGTCATGACTGATCCAG